CTATGCAGCAGGAGTGCTTGGTGATTTCAGCAAGGCCTTGTTCCCAAAGGCATCCGTTCATTTTGCTTACTTATCTTGCGTGCTTCACTGGCTTTCAGACGTGCCAAAAAGGTTGCAGACATCATGTCCCCTGCAcggaacaaaggaaagaaacacCATAGAGGTGCCAAGATGGAAGTTTTTGAGGCTTTTGCGTCTCAATTTGCCAAGGACGTGGTGTCATTTACATGAGCTGATCGATGGAGGGTTGATGGCCCTTCTACCCCTGATGCTGTCCGTGAATCTCATACAACTACCATCACAGAGGTAGAACTAGAAGTTCTAGGGTCTTGCCTCATGGATTTGGCTAAGAAGGTGAGATTTCACTAGTTTCAGATCTTCTTCAACTAAGaactctattttttttcttttttttcgtaGCGGCACATACAACCTAACCTAGCCTACTCCTATTTCGAAGAGGGGGAGGGAACCTACTCTATGGGAATCGACTCTAAGGAGTGGTCCAATTGAGTCCGGAGAACCTGACGGGAACTGAACCACCATTAAACTAGACGGGTGCACCACTCACTCGTATGAATTTAGAACAATCCTCGTATAGAGACATATTAATGAGAGCCAAGGTTTGAACCCCTGAACTCTATTTGAATAACCCTTAATGTTGGGACGCAAAGtagaattttgattttttttcatcacTTGAATAGTATTAAATTCGAACATTTATCATCTAGCATTGAATAGTAAACAGTTTTAGATAgtcaaattaattaaattattcATTTTTGAATTCAAATGGCATTCGGAATTCATTTTTTACACTTCTACGAACTTGTGGGATGGGATTTTTCTGGATCAGATCTTTGCAGGAAGGGGCAGCGGCCcctcaagaattttaaaaatttcactcCCACTCTTATGAATTCTATAAAGTTAATTTGTATTATGAATTTGGCCTTAAGAAATTATTCTGATGTCAGTTACTTGCCCCTCTTCCCAAGCTTGAGAATTTGGTATTCTGTTGAAATATTTTTGACATTACTTTTGCCCCACAAAAACTacaaacattttacttccaaacAACGATGTAAATGAGTCTAATTAAATCAATCACTCAAGTCTTCAAACTTGTCTGTAAATtttaaagaatttaaaattgtGTTTAAATTTGGCTTCTTTATTCATTGTTTTGAGTTCACACGAGCTTTTATCGAATTGAGCTCGATTGAATTTTTCACATACAAATTTGTCACTTAAATTAGTGAgaaaatatttaatcaaatcaTTAGAAATATCATATGTTATcgtttgggaaaaaaaatcattagaaATATCATATGTGGTTATTTAGGCCACACAAAATATATATTCTAACATGATGTCCTCAACCAAGCTTATAGTTGGACAATAAGATACGTGAGATTTTATTCTTTGTTAATCATCCATTATAAGTTCTTTTGTATTCATCCATTACAATGGATAGCTTCTAGATATGCTGGATTATGCAAGCTAATGTTCCAGAGTCAGGAGCAGCTGTTTCAAAGCCATTTCTTGGGTTGCCCTTCGGAAACTAACAACACCAGCACAATCCATGAGGTCCACTAAATTTGTTTCATGTTCTCATTTTTCGCTTCAGGAGGACAACCACATCCTGATTCTCAGGGTTAAAGAGAGAGGAAGACTCTGCGAGTTTCTGCGTAAACAGTTCAAACAATTCATCCATGATATCACTTCCAAATTGTTTCTCTAGAAGTCCCTCTAATACAGCTCTGAGGTGCAAAGCAATTCCACAAGGGTTGGAGGAAAACTCATGCTTTCCTGGAATGCTTAATATCTCCATTCTCTGAACATTTAGATGTTCATTTGCCTTCATCAGGGTCTTTATCTCATTAAGAGATGGGTAATATAGTGGTATGTTGAACGTATCCACTTTCAATTCATCAACCAGTCCCTGCAATAAGTGCATCTTAGTAATTAAAGTACTTTTTTTTAGCCAAAACCTGCAGTTTAGAGGGTAAGgacataatatcaaaataatattttatacttGCAAATAGGAATGTAAAATGAGCGAAACTACGCTACACTCGAATTGAGGTTGAACTAGTAAAAACTAATTTGCGCTTAGTTCTCCAATTAATCAAACCAAACATGAACAATATTTTGTAtccaataaaatttcaaatctgAAATCGAGCTTGGCTGACTTAACATGGTATATGAAATTTATATGTGAAAAATTTAATCGAGTTTGACTTGATAAAAGCTCATCTAAATTCAGtgcaataaataaataaatttaatttaaatacaATTTTAAACTCTTTAGAATAGATAGACAAGTTTGACAACTTGAGTGCTTGGCTCAATTAGCTTCATTCATAGCCCTATTTGCAAGTAAAAGTTCTGAAATTTTTTGTGGGGCAAATATcaaatgtcaaaaatatttCCACAGAATACCAGATTCTCAATTCTCAAGCTTGGGGAGAAGGGCAATTTCTTAAGGCAAAATTATAATACAAATAAACTTTTTAAAATTCATAAgagggcaaatgaattttttaaaattcttgaggGGTGGCTGCCCCTCCCTGCAAAGATCCGATCCAACGAAACTCCTGTCCCGCAGGCTCATAGAACTGTTAAAAAAGAATTCCAAAtgtcatttgaattcaaaaaTGAATAATTTAACTATCTAAAACTATTTAGGATATATTAGAtcataattcaaatttaatgttattcaagtgacaaagaaaatcaaaattctATGTTGCATCCCTGCATTGAGATGTATTCGCATAGAGTTCTTAGTTGAAGATCTGAAACTAATGAAATCTAACCTTCTTAGCCAAGTCCATGAGACAAGATCCTAGAATTTCAAATCCTTTCTCTGGGACGATAGTTGTCTGAGATTCACGGATGGCATCAGGGACAGTAGGAATAACAAGGGCCATCAACCCTCCATCGACGAGCTCGTGTGCCCTTGCATTCAGAAATGACTCCAAGTCCTTGGCAAATTGAGATGCATAAACCTCAAGAAGTTCCTTTTTGGCCCCTCCGTGGTGAATCTTTCCTTTGTTCCATGCAGGGGACGTGTTGTCTGTAACCTCATTTGGCACATCTGAAAGCCAGTTAAGCGTGCAAGACGAGTGAGCAAAATGAAGGGATGCCTTTGGGAGCAAAACCTTGTGGAAATCACCAGGCACTCCAGCCGCAAGGTAGTGTCTCTCTGGTGGAAGTGAAGCAAAAAGTGTGTTGAAATCATTAGATATATGGTCATTAAAAAAGACTTGAAACTCAGGGACTTCAGATGCTAGTCCCTCTTTTCTGAGTTTTTCCTCCAGGGCTTCTCTTATCGCTTTCATGGCCACAAATGTATTTGGTCCTGTAGAACAGCCAAAATCTGCTATGCGAAATGGATGCACAGAGGTTGAAGAAAGTTGCTTGACATCAAGTTCTTTGTCAATCTCTTCTTTGATAAGTTCTTTTGCAACGTCTACTGCTCCTCTCtgccgcaaaaaaaaaaaaaaaaataaataaataaaatctttACGTAAGTCTTATAGACATTTATAATGAGGTAAACTAGCAACCTGATAGGATGAGTTTTGGGCATAGCTTTGAGGTCCATTTCCTCCATTCATGGCATATGCTTGAGGCATTTTTTTCTATCTATATCTCTTCTCTTACCATGTCTTGATATCTCTGCCTGGATGGTTTAATTTATACTAGGCAGAAGCTTAGGATTAAGTGTTGTCTTTTAGCCCTTTACACGTAATAGGGTGCATTTGAGTGGGATATTTTGGATAATATTGCGTAATTATTTGACTAAATATTACACTAATTAGATGGATTTTACTCAGATGTGATGTTTGGTATTAATTGCAGGGATTCACGCTGAAAAGTGTTTAAAATCACATTTAAGAGGACTTCCTGATGagtaggcgtgcccacgcctaagtCTAGCCCTCAGAACCGGATCTCTGTGGTTCGTCACACGTGGGGTATTTCAAGCAGTGGATTCGCTTAAAAAAGCTGAAGAAATTAAATTGTAataaatttccttttatttagtTAGGGAGTGTTGGTATTTGAATACCAATTTTTGGAAAGGAGTAAAAACTAGATTTGGGGGAACCGTTTTGTTTTCCTCTCTGGTGGGACCGACCGATAACAAGGAAATCAATTCCTTCATTTTCGGCGGCTACCAACGAAAAAGGGTATTTTGTACTATGAGTAGGTTTTGGCTTTGGAGATGATTCGTTTTTTGGTTTTTGCTTTGAAAGACAATTGaggaaaaaacagagaaagGCCACCATTGTTGACTTTTTGAATTGCTTTTCCTGCCTTGGGTTGACCGACTTGAATGAACAAGAGAAAGGTTCTCTCGTATGTTTTTGCAAACCAATTAGGAGACAAGAATTGAGTCGCCATTGTTGACTAAGGTTCTCTCGTATGTTTTTGCAAACCAATTAGGAGAAAAGCGACAATTGAGCCGCCATTGTTGACTATTGGTTCTTGCCTTTTATTTTTGGTTGacaaaaattgaaggaaaagcCAGACTCTCTCGTACGCTTGCTTTGGGGAACAAATTGAGAGCACGAAATTCCTTGTTCTTTCCTTTCCTGGGTTGACTTGTCACGCACCGAACCTGCACGTGTTGTCACCTAACATTCGCCATATTCTCAAATCTCACTTAAAAATATAAGGCATCATTTAACTATACTAAATtttaaaagtactaaataatATAACAACATAAAGTGCGGTACAAATATCATATAAAAGGTAATCTATAAATATTCAATAAATTCGTACATTTATTCTCTGATCGAAACAGCAGAAACAGGGGTAGATAAAATTAACAACTAGAAGCAACTAGTTCACTTAAAAACTAACAAAAGTCGTCCTCAGAGTCTTCTACGTAAATTAATTCGTACTCTTTAGAATCTGCAAAGATGGTAAAAAGTGGGTTGAGCGACAAATCGCTCAGTAGGTAATACTTacccctctgttggaccatATACTTGTAACTTTATAGATACATATATAGATACCAATCAAATCATTTGTGCATCGATCACATTCATAATCTTGAAAGTAACGTCGTTTATAAAACAATGAGTAATAATGGGTGGCAATCAATTTAAAAGTATCTTATTGATACATGtacatgaaaaatcataaagccATAAATCATCTCGTCTCAATTCACAAGTCTCTTCATATCCATTCataaataaattcataaatcagttcacaagtctCATTTCAGATCAGTTCATAAATCATTTCGTATCAACTCATAACAAGTATAGGTGATGACCGGCTACTGAGTACtcagcctagagattaaacccctTCTAAGTGGGCGACCAATAGGTTTCATGACTACCGATTGGTCTCATTTCATACATGGatcaatcggccggactttataccaggctaccatgatcTTGCCAATTGGTCAGAATTTGTACCAGGCTGCCATGGCTTTGTCAATCGGCCGTACTCTATACCAGACTACCATGACCTTGCCAATCGGTCGGACTTTATACCAGGTTACCATGACGATTAGACAGGACTATAGCCTCTACCGTCTATTCCATAACTGTTTTGAACTTTActtgtcaaaaattcatttcaCACATCACATACATAAATCTttgatttcataaaagattTATACAGCACATTAgtatctttttaaaaaaaaaaaaatttaggagGGGAGAGATGGAATTTAAGAAATGAAACGAAAGTAGGAGATTTAAAAATCAAAACCACTAATTTTTAAAGTCTCAACTCAACCTTAGAAGCACTTTAGTACACTTGATTAGTGTAGAAGCAAAAATGACGAGGTTTCAATTCTATAATAAAACTTTTTTTACCTCATTAGCAAAATGAAtactcttttttcattttttgatttccttttttttttggttcctaATTAAGAAAATATGCCAGCTTTTATTGTTTTTcctctaaattttttaaaacttcCTGCAATATAGTCCCCCacatctttgttttttttttttttttttgcttcaacTGAAATAGATGGTGGGAGAGAATTCGgtaattttaaatattaagtTTCCCTTTTGAACATTCACATACATGTTCACTCAAAATTGACGAGTTTTAAACGGATTTGAAATGGTTCAACATCTAACATACAATTATGGACTTAGTCCGAAATCTTAAAATCGAGCTGAGTTCAAGTTAAACTATCATGTTTCTCATTATGATTATAATTCAAGTTAGACACGCAAACATTTGACTCAATTCAACTTAATTGAACGGTTACCTTTAATTCGACCAAATACCCTTTACTTTTATCAAAAGATTGTACGAATTAAACACGTAAAGaaggcacttttttttttttgcttttagtTGTTAACTAAAGGACCGTGAAACTTCAGGTAGATGTGTAAAAGTTCCAACATAAGGGACACGTAAAGTTTTGTCTCCCAAGCAATCAATTTAAAATGAAATCGTGTGACAAGAAATGTGGCATCATTTCATGGTCTACAATAGCCTTTCGTGCATCTTCTTTTCATTGTGTTGCACaaattagccaaaaaaaaaaaggggaaaaatcaTTGGATTTTGTCACTCTTAGGCAACTGTTTTAATTTCTCCAACAAATTTAATTTGCCATGCATCTTTAATCAAACAAATTGAAACTGAAATCAGCTTTCTCGTCCCACTGTGTCATATTGTATCACTTCCACAGTTCCCTAATACACAAA
This sequence is a window from Coffea eugenioides isolate CCC68of chromosome 7, Ceug_1.0, whole genome shotgun sequence. Protein-coding genes within it:
- the LOC113778727 gene encoding probable S-adenosylmethionine-dependent methyltransferase At5g37990, which produces MPQAYAMNGGNGPQSYAQNSSYQRGAVDVAKELIKEEIDKELDVKQLSSTSVHPFRIADFGCSTGPNTFVAMKAIREALEEKLRKEGLASEVPEFQVFFNDHISNDFNTLFASLPPERHYLAAGVPGDFHKVLLPKASLHFAHSSCTLNWLSDVPNEVTDNTSPAWNKGKIHHGGAKKELLEVYASQFAKDLESFLNARAHELVDGGLMALVIPTVPDAIRESQTTIVPEKGFEILGSCLMDLAKKGLVDELKVDTFNIPLYYPSLNEIKTLMKANEHLNVQRMEILSIPGKHEFSSNPCGIALHLRAVLEGLLEKQFGSDIMDELFELFTQKLAESSSLFNPENQDVVVLLKRKMRT